A window of the Microbacterium sp. LWH13-1.2 genome harbors these coding sequences:
- the folP gene encoding dihydropteroate synthase, with product MTGIWGIVNITPDSFSDGGRYFDVDRAVAHGLQLRADGATVLDIGGESTRPGAERVGAAEEQRRVLPVIERLVAEGAPVSIDTLNASTAAAAVRAGARIVNDVSGGLADPDMLVAVAESGADYAIGHWRDAPDDMYANAIYRRTAREVAGELQERMGEAAASGIAPSRLILDPGIGFSKKGGQNWGVLRGLDEIVALGPRVLVGTSRKRFLAETIGVNPAEVSEKRRDLATAVTSALAARAGVWAVRVHDVEATRDALAVTHAWDGK from the coding sequence ATGACCGGCATCTGGGGCATCGTCAACATCACCCCCGACTCGTTTAGCGACGGAGGGCGGTACTTCGACGTCGACCGGGCCGTCGCACACGGTCTGCAGCTGAGGGCCGACGGAGCCACGGTGCTCGACATCGGCGGTGAGTCGACCCGGCCCGGCGCCGAGCGCGTGGGGGCGGCTGAGGAGCAGCGGCGTGTGCTCCCGGTGATCGAGCGCCTGGTCGCCGAGGGCGCCCCGGTCAGCATCGACACCCTCAACGCCTCGACCGCCGCTGCCGCAGTCCGAGCGGGGGCGCGGATCGTCAACGACGTGTCGGGCGGTCTGGCCGATCCCGACATGCTCGTGGCGGTCGCCGAATCCGGCGCCGACTACGCGATCGGACACTGGCGCGACGCCCCTGACGACATGTATGCGAACGCCATCTACCGTCGCACTGCCCGCGAGGTGGCGGGGGAGCTGCAGGAGCGCATGGGCGAAGCCGCGGCATCGGGCATCGCGCCCTCCCGGCTGATCCTCGATCCGGGAATCGGGTTCTCGAAGAAGGGCGGGCAGAACTGGGGCGTCCTGCGCGGACTCGACGAGATCGTCGCCCTCGGGCCGCGGGTGCTCGTCGGCACGTCACGCAAGAGGTTCCTCGCGGAGACCATCGGAGTGAACCCCGCAGAGGTCTCGGAAAAGCGACGCGATCTCGCGACCGCGGTGACCAGCGCGCTGGCCGCGCGAGCGGGAGTGTGGGCCGTGCGAGTGCACGACGTCGAAGCCACCCGCGATGCGCTCGCCGTCACCCACGCCTGGGATGGGAAGTAG
- a CDS encoding PH domain-containing protein, which translates to MTQNPEIEPGIPAPLNSAEVTDLAALDQGTYSQLRTARSEARLELDGSWHQISPRYVVSQIVQNVIFVAFVLAIALVLALVLHQTWVWIPAGVIVLITLITLIILPRQAKAIGYMLRADDIVFRKGILWQRMIAVPYGRMQLVDITQGPLDRAFGVTQLKMVTAAATTGVQIPGLTQAASEALRDTLIEVAETRRTGL; encoded by the coding sequence ATGACTCAGAACCCAGAGATCGAGCCGGGGATCCCGGCCCCGCTGAACTCGGCGGAGGTCACTGACCTCGCGGCTCTCGACCAGGGCACCTACTCCCAGCTGCGCACTGCGCGAAGTGAGGCGAGACTGGAGCTCGACGGCAGCTGGCACCAGATCTCGCCGCGATACGTCGTGTCGCAGATCGTGCAGAACGTGATCTTCGTGGCATTCGTGCTCGCGATCGCGCTGGTGCTCGCGCTCGTGCTGCACCAGACGTGGGTGTGGATCCCCGCGGGGGTCATCGTGCTGATCACGCTGATCACGCTGATCATCCTCCCTCGGCAGGCGAAGGCCATCGGCTACATGCTCCGCGCCGACGACATCGTCTTCCGCAAGGGCATCCTCTGGCAGCGCATGATCGCGGTGCCCTACGGGCGCATGCAGCTCGTCGACATCACGCAGGGGCCGCTCGACCGCGCCTTCGGGGTCACGCAGCTCAAGATGGTGACGGCAGCCGCGACCACCGGTGTGCAGATCCCCGGGCTGACCCAGGCCGCGTCCGAGGCGCTGCGCGACACCCTCATCGAAGTGGCCGAGACCCGCCGGACGGGCCTGTGA
- the ftsH gene encoding ATP-dependent zinc metalloprotease FtsH, which produces MDVKKLTRNPLIYVALIGLLLFGGFLLISNLGAPKQITTQEGLKLLSGESVTEVVNTDGDQRVDMTLSKAFEGSENVQFYYVDARADEVVKAINDADPKDGFNDAVPRATWFDGILSLLLPLVLLGLLFWWLLSSMQGGGGKVMQFGKSKAKLVNKETPTVTFADVAGADEAIEELHEIKEFLQDPAKFQAIGARIPKGVLLYGPPGTGKTLLARAVAGEAGAPFYSISGSDFVEMFVGVGASRVRDLFNVAKENSPAIIFIDEIDAVGRHRGAGMGGGNDEREQTLNQMLVEMDGFDPNANVIVIAATNRPDILDPALLRPGRFDRQIGVDAPDLRGRQKILEVHSKGKPLSKSVDLEVVARKTPGFTGADLANVLNEAALLTARSNAQLVDNRALDEAIDRVIAGPQRRTRVMKDKEKLITAYHEGGHALAAAAMNYTDPVTKITILPRGKALGYTMVLPLDDKYSVTRNELQDQLTYAMGGRVAEEIIFHDPTTGASNDIEKATSIARKMVIEYGMTTQVGPVKLGSEGGDMFVARDMGRGREYSEKVAERVDAEVRALIEQAHNEAYEVISANRDILDRLALALLEEETLDHNQIAEIFTEVKKLPERPLWLSSEDRPVSERPPIEVPKKDVSLAASVEAPSAAARTQPGSANAGQARPATA; this is translated from the coding sequence ATGGATGTCAAGAAGCTCACGCGGAATCCGCTGATCTACGTCGCCCTGATCGGCCTGCTGCTGTTCGGCGGCTTCCTTCTGATCTCGAACCTCGGCGCGCCGAAGCAGATCACGACCCAGGAGGGTCTGAAGCTGCTCTCCGGCGAGTCCGTCACCGAGGTCGTCAACACCGACGGCGACCAGCGGGTCGACATGACGCTGTCGAAGGCGTTCGAGGGCTCCGAGAACGTGCAGTTCTACTACGTCGATGCGCGTGCCGACGAGGTCGTCAAGGCGATCAACGATGCCGACCCGAAGGACGGCTTCAACGACGCCGTTCCGCGTGCGACCTGGTTCGACGGCATCCTCTCCCTTCTTCTTCCCCTCGTGCTGCTCGGCCTGCTGTTCTGGTGGCTGCTGTCGTCGATGCAGGGCGGCGGCGGCAAGGTCATGCAGTTCGGCAAGTCCAAGGCGAAGCTCGTCAACAAGGAGACCCCGACGGTCACCTTCGCCGACGTCGCCGGTGCCGACGAGGCGATCGAGGAGCTCCACGAGATCAAGGAGTTCCTGCAGGATCCGGCCAAGTTCCAGGCGATCGGTGCCCGCATCCCGAAGGGCGTGCTGCTGTACGGCCCTCCCGGAACCGGAAAGACGCTGCTCGCCCGCGCCGTCGCCGGCGAAGCCGGAGCGCCGTTCTACTCGATCTCGGGTTCGGACTTCGTCGAGATGTTCGTCGGTGTCGGTGCATCCCGTGTGCGCGACCTGTTCAACGTCGCCAAGGAGAACTCTCCCGCGATCATCTTCATCGATGAGATCGACGCCGTCGGTCGTCACCGTGGCGCCGGCATGGGCGGCGGAAACGACGAGCGCGAGCAGACGCTCAACCAGATGCTCGTCGAGATGGACGGCTTCGACCCGAACGCGAACGTGATCGTGATCGCGGCGACGAACCGCCCCGACATCCTCGACCCCGCCCTGCTCCGCCCCGGTCGTTTCGACCGCCAGATCGGCGTCGACGCCCCCGACCTGCGCGGTCGCCAGAAGATCCTCGAGGTGCACAGCAAGGGCAAGCCGCTGTCGAAGAGCGTCGACCTCGAGGTCGTCGCCCGCAAGACCCCAGGCTTCACCGGAGCCGATCTCGCGAACGTGCTCAACGAGGCCGCCCTGCTGACCGCGCGCTCGAACGCGCAGCTGGTCGACAACCGCGCCCTCGACGAGGCCATCGACCGCGTGATCGCCGGTCCGCAGCGTCGCACCCGTGTGATGAAGGACAAGGAGAAGCTCATCACCGCGTACCACGAGGGCGGTCACGCTCTCGCAGCGGCGGCGATGAACTACACCGACCCCGTCACGAAGATCACGATCCTGCCTCGCGGCAAGGCTCTCGGTTACACGATGGTGCTGCCGCTCGACGACAAGTACTCCGTCACGCGCAACGAGCTGCAGGACCAGCTCACGTACGCCATGGGTGGCCGCGTCGCCGAGGAGATCATCTTCCACGACCCGACCACGGGCGCATCGAACGACATCGAGAAGGCGACCTCGATCGCCCGCAAGATGGTCATCGAATACGGCATGACCACCCAGGTGGGGCCGGTCAAGCTCGGCTCCGAAGGCGGCGACATGTTCGTGGCGCGCGACATGGGGCGTGGCCGCGAGTACTCCGAGAAGGTCGCCGAGCGGGTGGATGCCGAGGTGCGAGCGCTCATCGAGCAGGCCCACAACGAGGCCTATGAGGTCATCAGCGCCAACCGCGACATCCTCGACAGGCTCGCGCTGGCTCTGCTCGAGGAGGAGACTCTCGACCACAACCAGATCGCCGAGATCTTCACCGAGGTGAAGAAGCTCCCCGAGCGTCCGCTCTGGCTCTCCAGCGAAGACCGTCCGGTGTCGGAGCGGCCTCCGATCGAGGTCCCGAAGAAGGATGTCTCGCTCGCCGCATCGGTCGAGGCTCCCTCGGCGGCTGCGCGCACGCAGCCGGGATCCGCGAACGCCGGTCAGGCACGACCCGCGACGGCCTGA
- a CDS encoding PH domain-containing protein, with protein MSEQQFPPPPAANVEPRAESTTLADGEWHRMHPLTPLFKGGLALIIIAGIAIANLRDRLIAWFVDLFTPEEAHYDDYTGGDPVDWVLANNLILVVLLGVLALVIVLVGIFWFIWRFQQFRITGDHVEVRKGIIFRSHRRAPLDRVQGVNLTRPFPARIIGLAKLEVVGAGTDSNVELEYLATPRAESVRSDILRLASGARAARQTAADAVSGVRPANPAAAVPGVPGSARAQLVGSVNDGVNGLIGGVDLADVEPESVVKIPAGRLIGSQLISSVLWVVFFGVIFGVAVGGVAIGSLIDGDPIGGFLGLGITLGIGIPMVIAVVGITWAQISKSLRYSIAPTPDGVRITYGLLTTVTETLPPGRIFAVEVTQSLLWRPFGWWTIKINRMSGKSAAQQSSGSAQQFNVVLPVGKRADVERVLALILPDAPVADIPLVWEHGILGPVEGDPYRTMPRRAWWRRPLSWKRHGYALTEFGLLLRRGTVWRKLAVFPLARLQGVSLSQGPIDRAQRVSGAQVHSVQGLITGYLSGLERDDALFLLDGVSSAAVAAAARDHTHRWGEYVTDADGAQVPGGYPGVGAEAAPGVIGAPPMPPVGTPARVTPPPPYVGPGAPPAPPVSPPVPPAAAPPVAHPAPPVGPPAPPVGPPAPPVAPPTAPPAPPVPPAPNGE; from the coding sequence GTGAGCGAGCAGCAGTTCCCGCCGCCCCCCGCGGCGAACGTCGAGCCGCGGGCCGAGTCGACGACCCTCGCCGACGGCGAGTGGCATCGGATGCATCCGCTCACCCCGCTGTTCAAGGGCGGGCTGGCGCTCATCATCATCGCCGGTATCGCGATCGCGAACCTGCGCGACCGTCTCATCGCCTGGTTCGTCGACCTCTTCACTCCGGAAGAAGCGCACTACGACGACTACACGGGCGGAGACCCCGTCGACTGGGTGCTCGCCAACAACCTGATCCTCGTGGTGCTGCTCGGCGTGCTGGCCCTGGTGATCGTGCTGGTCGGGATCTTCTGGTTCATCTGGCGCTTCCAGCAGTTCCGGATCACGGGCGACCACGTCGAGGTGCGCAAGGGCATCATCTTCCGCTCGCACCGCCGCGCTCCCCTGGATCGCGTGCAGGGAGTGAACCTCACGCGCCCGTTCCCCGCGCGCATCATCGGCCTCGCGAAGCTCGAGGTGGTGGGTGCCGGCACAGACTCGAACGTCGAGCTCGAGTACCTCGCCACTCCTCGTGCCGAGTCCGTGCGCTCCGACATCCTGCGTCTCGCGTCCGGGGCTCGCGCCGCCCGGCAGACGGCAGCGGACGCGGTATCCGGCGTTCGCCCGGCGAACCCTGCCGCAGCCGTTCCCGGCGTGCCCGGATCGGCTCGGGCTCAGCTCGTCGGATCCGTGAACGACGGTGTCAACGGCCTGATCGGCGGTGTCGACCTCGCCGACGTCGAACCCGAGAGCGTGGTCAAGATCCCGGCCGGGCGTCTGATCGGGTCGCAGCTGATCTCGAGCGTGCTGTGGGTCGTCTTCTTCGGCGTGATCTTCGGGGTCGCGGTCGGCGGCGTCGCGATCGGATCGCTGATCGACGGCGACCCGATCGGAGGCTTCCTCGGCCTCGGGATCACGCTCGGCATCGGAATCCCGATGGTCATCGCCGTCGTCGGCATCACCTGGGCGCAGATCTCGAAGTCCCTGCGGTACTCGATCGCACCGACTCCTGACGGCGTGCGGATCACCTACGGGTTGCTGACCACCGTCACCGAGACGCTGCCCCCGGGCCGCATCTTCGCCGTGGAGGTCACGCAGTCGCTGCTGTGGCGTCCGTTCGGCTGGTGGACCATCAAGATCAACCGCATGAGTGGCAAGAGCGCGGCACAGCAGTCCTCCGGCTCGGCCCAGCAGTTCAACGTCGTGCTGCCCGTCGGCAAACGCGCCGACGTCGAGCGAGTGCTCGCGCTGATCCTGCCGGATGCGCCCGTCGCCGACATCCCGCTCGTCTGGGAGCACGGCATCCTCGGCCCGGTCGAGGGCGATCCGTACCGCACGATGCCTCGTCGTGCGTGGTGGCGGAGGCCCTTGTCGTGGAAGCGGCACGGCTACGCGCTCACCGAGTTCGGCCTGCTGTTGCGCAGAGGAACGGTGTGGCGCAAGCTCGCCGTCTTCCCGCTCGCCCGACTGCAGGGCGTCTCGCTCTCGCAGGGACCGATCGACCGCGCTCAGCGCGTCTCGGGGGCACAGGTGCACTCGGTGCAGGGCCTCATCACCGGCTACCTGTCGGGGCTCGAGCGGGATGACGCGCTCTTCCTCCTCGACGGTGTGAGCTCGGCCGCGGTCGCCGCTGCGGCGCGGGACCATACTCACCGCTGGGGCGAGTACGTGACGGATGCCGACGGAGCTCAGGTTCCCGGCGGGTATCCGGGAGTCGGCGCCGAGGCTGCGCCCGGTGTGATCGGTGCTCCTCCGATGCCGCCCGTGGGCACGCCCGCGCGGGTGACCCCGCCTCCGCCGTACGTGGGCCCGGGTGCGCCACCTGCGCCGCCGGTTTCTCCGCCTGTTCCGCCAGCCGCAGCTCCGCCGGTTGCTCATCCGGCTCCACCGGTCGGCCCGCCGGCTCCACCGGTCGGCCCGCCGGCTCCACCGGTGGCTCCGCCCACGGCCCCTCCCGCTCCGCCCGTGCCTCCGGCGCCGAACGGTGAGTGA
- the hpt gene encoding hypoxanthine phosphoribosyltransferase — protein MRAAEIQDDLAQILVTEEEIIAKLDELATQVAADYEGKELVLVGVLKGAVMVMADFARALPFHAPMDWMAVSSYGASTKSSGVVQIRKDLDTDLNGKHVLIVEDIIDSGLTLSWLLENFESRGAESIEVLALLRKPEAAKVVIDCKYVGFDIPTDFVVGYGLDYDERYRNLRDVAVLAPHVYS, from the coding sequence GACCGAGGAGGAGATCATCGCGAAGCTCGACGAACTCGCGACTCAGGTCGCGGCCGACTACGAGGGCAAGGAGCTCGTCCTCGTCGGCGTCCTCAAGGGTGCTGTCATGGTCATGGCCGATTTCGCCCGCGCGCTGCCCTTCCACGCGCCGATGGACTGGATGGCCGTCTCGAGCTACGGCGCGAGCACCAAATCGAGCGGCGTCGTGCAGATCCGCAAGGACCTCGACACCGATCTGAACGGCAAGCACGTGCTGATCGTCGAGGACATCATCGACTCCGGCCTCACCCTCAGCTGGCTGCTCGAGAACTTCGAGTCGCGCGGTGCCGAGTCGATCGAGGTGCTCGCACTGTTGCGCAAGCCGGAGGCCGCAAAGGTCGTCATCGACTGCAAGTACGTCGGCTTCGACATCCCCACCGACTTCGTCGTGGGCTACGGCCTCGACTACGACGAGCGCTATCGCAACCTCCGTGACGTCGCGGTGCTGGCGCCCCACGTCTACAGCTGA
- the folE gene encoding GTP cyclohydrolase I yields MSVDRARVERLTRELLEAIGEDPDRPGLKQTPSRMGELYAEFFAGVGEDAAAPLAHTISVTRGPAPDTLPSGAVLLRDIRFRSVCEHHLLPFAGRAHIAYLPGEQVVGLGALVRVVETLAARPQVQERLGEQIADTIAEHLDTRGVLVVLDASHGCVTMRGGRQPEASTLTIAARGEYTDAVARAELIALIGASTGSAHA; encoded by the coding sequence GTGTCCGTCGACCGCGCACGTGTCGAGCGGCTGACACGGGAACTGCTCGAGGCGATCGGGGAGGACCCGGATCGCCCCGGCTTGAAGCAGACCCCCTCGCGCATGGGAGAGCTGTACGCGGAGTTCTTCGCCGGCGTCGGTGAGGATGCTGCAGCACCCCTCGCGCACACGATCAGCGTCACGCGCGGTCCAGCACCGGACACCCTGCCCTCCGGTGCTGTGCTGTTGCGTGACATCCGGTTCCGTTCGGTGTGCGAACACCACCTCCTGCCGTTCGCCGGGCGGGCTCACATCGCCTATCTTCCAGGTGAGCAGGTCGTCGGTCTCGGCGCGCTCGTACGGGTGGTCGAGACTCTCGCGGCCCGCCCGCAGGTGCAAGAGCGTCTCGGCGAGCAGATCGCCGACACGATCGCCGAGCATCTCGACACCCGCGGAGTCCTCGTCGTGCTCGACGCGAGCCACGGCTGCGTCACGATGCGCGGTGGGCGCCAGCCGGAGGCCTCCACTCTGACGATCGCCGCGCGCGGCGAGTACACGGATGCGGTCGCTCGGGCCGAGCTCATCGCGCTGATCGGCGCATCGACGGGGTCGGCACACGCATGA
- a CDS encoding DUF3180 domain-containing protein encodes MKRTSVGLLVVLALLAGAAGYVLDHMLTAMGRTTFTPSLLLPVLLLLIAAASLGVAWPVRSSVRQGVRIDPFRATRAVTLARASSLVGAIMAGFGAGLLVFLLSRPIDPPVGSTVAMLALIGSAIVLVVAALIAEQFCILPKDPDDSEPRDRAGDPGPAELGGGH; translated from the coding sequence ATGAAGCGCACCTCTGTCGGACTGCTCGTCGTCCTCGCGCTCCTCGCAGGGGCCGCGGGGTACGTGCTCGACCACATGCTCACCGCCATGGGGCGCACCACGTTCACGCCGTCGCTTCTGCTGCCCGTGCTGCTTCTGCTCATCGCCGCAGCGTCGCTCGGCGTGGCCTGGCCGGTGCGCTCGAGCGTTCGCCAGGGGGTGCGCATCGACCCGTTCCGCGCGACGCGTGCCGTGACCCTCGCCCGGGCCTCCAGCCTGGTGGGCGCGATCATGGCGGGGTTCGGCGCGGGCCTTCTGGTGTTCCTTCTCTCCAGGCCGATCGATCCCCCGGTAGGGTCGACTGTGGCGATGCTGGCACTGATCGGAAGCGCGATCGTGCTCGTGGTCGCCGCGCTCATCGCCGAACAGTTCTGCATACTTCCGAAGGATCCTGATGACTCAGAACCCAGAGATCGAGCCGGGGATCCCGGCCCCGCTGAACTCGGCGGAGGTCACTGA
- the folB gene encoding dihydroneopterin aldolase encodes MDFIDEIVLTGLTVFGRHGVYDHERENGQEFTIDLRLRMPLREAAASDDVADTVHYGELAEKVAAVVGGEPVNLIETLAERIADVALAHARVHAVTVTVHKPHAPIALTFGDVAVTVHRAQKYSAVEVSR; translated from the coding sequence ATGGATTTCATCGATGAGATCGTCCTGACCGGACTCACCGTGTTCGGCCGACACGGCGTCTACGACCACGAGCGCGAGAACGGTCAGGAATTCACGATCGATCTGCGCCTGAGGATGCCGCTGCGTGAGGCCGCGGCATCCGACGACGTCGCCGACACCGTGCACTACGGCGAGCTCGCCGAGAAGGTGGCCGCCGTGGTCGGGGGAGAGCCCGTCAACCTCATCGAGACATTGGCGGAGCGCATCGCCGACGTCGCGCTGGCCCATGCCCGCGTGCACGCCGTCACGGTCACGGTGCACAAGCCGCACGCCCCGATCGCGCTGACCTTCGGCGACGTCGCCGTGACGGTGCATCGTGCCCAGAAGTACTCCGCCGTGGAGGTGTCGCGATGA
- a CDS encoding DUF2520 domain-containing protein yields the protein MSDPSRRDGRLGVGIIGAGRVGPVIGAALAGAGHAITGITSGSDDDRASAVLPDVPILDALEVVRRSELVVIAVPHDQLPALIAGISEVGGWQLGQLVLHTDPGYGIDVLRPAAESGAIPLAVHPAITFTGTTIDLRQLQASYAAVTAPPAVLPIAQALAVEMGCEPVVVAEADRAAYADVIEAATEFSRSIIVQSTTRLGEIGIENPGGYLSALVQSTVERALRDASGPSPLL from the coding sequence GTGAGTGATCCTTCGCGCCGCGACGGGCGCCTCGGAGTCGGCATCATCGGCGCCGGACGCGTCGGTCCGGTCATCGGTGCGGCGCTCGCCGGTGCCGGTCACGCGATCACGGGAATCACGAGCGGCTCGGACGACGATCGTGCGTCCGCCGTGCTGCCCGACGTTCCGATCCTCGACGCGCTCGAAGTGGTGAGGCGCAGTGAACTCGTCGTGATCGCCGTCCCGCACGATCAGCTTCCCGCCCTGATCGCGGGCATCTCCGAGGTGGGCGGCTGGCAGCTCGGGCAGCTCGTGCTGCACACCGACCCCGGGTACGGCATCGACGTCCTGCGCCCGGCCGCCGAGAGCGGTGCGATCCCGCTCGCCGTGCACCCGGCCATCACCTTCACGGGCACGACGATCGACCTGCGCCAGCTGCAGGCGAGCTACGCCGCGGTCACGGCGCCGCCTGCGGTGCTGCCCATCGCCCAGGCGCTGGCGGTGGAGATGGGCTGCGAGCCCGTGGTCGTCGCGGAAGCCGACAGAGCGGCATACGCGGACGTGATCGAGGCGGCGACAGAGTTCTCGCGGTCTATCATCGTGCAGTCCACCACGCGCCTCGGCGAGATCGGCATCGAGAACCCGGGAGGGTATCTGTCTGCGCTGGTGCAGTCGACCGTCGAACGGGCGCTGCGGGACGCATCTGGTCCCTCGCCGCTGCTCTGA
- the folK gene encoding 2-amino-4-hydroxy-6-hydroxymethyldihydropteridine diphosphokinase, with protein sequence MSRNLANPPSIPGPRPGRDEAVAVVAFGANLGDRESTIRAAAERIARLPLVADVRLSPLFETVALRLDGPDPEAPGYVNAVALVTTRLAPSILLGMLHAIEDEHGRERHERWGDRTLDLDLIAYGDESSDDERLQLPHPRAFERLFVLEPWLELDADAELPGRGRVADLVTRLRASEQR encoded by the coding sequence ATGAGCCGCAACCTGGCGAACCCGCCGAGCATCCCCGGTCCGCGCCCCGGGCGGGATGAGGCAGTGGCCGTCGTCGCCTTCGGGGCGAATCTCGGTGACCGGGAGAGCACGATCCGCGCAGCGGCCGAGCGCATCGCGCGGCTGCCCCTGGTCGCCGACGTCCGTCTGTCGCCGCTCTTCGAGACGGTCGCGCTGCGTCTCGACGGCCCCGACCCCGAGGCCCCCGGATACGTCAACGCCGTGGCCCTCGTGACCACGCGACTCGCGCCGTCGATCCTCCTCGGGATGCTGCATGCGATCGAAGACGAGCACGGCCGGGAACGCCACGAACGCTGGGGCGACCGGACCCTCGACCTGGATCTGATCGCCTACGGCGACGAGTCCTCCGACGATGAGCGCCTGCAGCTGCCCCATCCGAGGGCCTTCGAGCGGCTGTTCGTGCTCGAGCCCTGGCTCGAGCTCGATGCCGATGCCGAGTTGCCGGGCCGCGGCAGGGTCGCTGACCTCGTCACTCGCCTGCGTGCTTCGGAGCAGCGATGA
- a CDS encoding DUF2207 domain-containing protein — translation MAAISLAPALVTIGLAATALLAPAASATAASADADVDVDDFSYASWDARFEVSLDDEGRSRMHVTESLTARFPDSDQNRGIVRGLPTSYENAWLELQVLSVTDETGADVPYETDEEDGLLFVLTGDDDYVQGLTTYVIEYEMRDVILAADTGVDEFYWDLLPLDSTQLIEEFRADVVFDDEMTERMTGNARCYVGYAGSTSECPLTASSDGSEFHVEANELSPGEGVTLAVGFESGTATQPAARQPDPVTDTVPAIAALGGLGLSVGGWFAVSSFRRSRRTSSGIIVAQYDVADSMPPLLAAAIVPGAKNAISAEIVHLAVRGTVRIEEGTETEEPRLRRLPGGRIPDQLDVEALDALFTDADADGVAELPSSSEDFAARMTTLVKSGTDTAVSRGLATKARSRGAMILQWCAIAVAVTGFGLGLWGIIAGRVTALPAFVAIAFGLFLVLLSSLYSFSKHTVLTSDGAREYEYLMGVKEFIRVAEADRLQMLQSYSGAERRQDGSANVIVVYERLLPYAMLFGMEDEWGRVLESAYTSEQRGASWIGDPGAPFVTGQLVAFAASSNAAASYSAPSASSSSSSGGSFGGGFSGGGGGGGFSGGR, via the coding sequence ATGGCAGCCATCAGCCTCGCCCCCGCTCTCGTCACGATCGGTCTCGCCGCCACAGCCCTGCTGGCGCCGGCCGCCTCCGCGACCGCGGCGAGCGCCGACGCCGACGTCGACGTCGACGACTTCTCCTATGCCTCGTGGGACGCGCGGTTCGAGGTGAGCCTCGACGACGAGGGCCGCTCGCGCATGCACGTGACCGAGTCGCTGACGGCCAGATTCCCGGACTCCGACCAGAACAGAGGCATCGTGCGCGGGCTCCCCACGAGCTACGAGAATGCCTGGCTCGAGCTCCAGGTGCTGTCGGTGACCGATGAGACCGGCGCAGACGTGCCCTACGAGACCGATGAAGAAGACGGACTGCTCTTCGTCCTCACCGGCGACGACGACTACGTGCAGGGGCTCACGACCTACGTGATCGAGTACGAGATGCGCGACGTCATCCTGGCGGCCGACACGGGCGTGGATGAGTTCTACTGGGACCTCCTCCCCCTTGACAGCACGCAGCTCATCGAGGAGTTCCGTGCCGATGTGGTGTTCGACGACGAGATGACCGAGCGGATGACCGGGAACGCGCGCTGCTACGTCGGATACGCGGGCTCGACGAGCGAATGCCCCCTCACCGCGTCCTCGGACGGCTCGGAGTTCCACGTCGAGGCGAACGAGCTGTCTCCGGGCGAAGGCGTGACCCTCGCAGTCGGATTCGAGTCGGGCACGGCGACGCAGCCGGCGGCTCGTCAGCCCGATCCCGTGACCGACACCGTGCCCGCGATCGCGGCGCTCGGCGGACTGGGGCTCTCGGTCGGCGGCTGGTTCGCCGTGTCGTCGTTCAGACGGTCCCGGCGCACCTCCAGCGGCATCATCGTCGCCCAGTACGACGTTGCGGACTCGATGCCTCCGCTGCTCGCCGCAGCGATCGTGCCGGGGGCGAAGAATGCGATCTCCGCCGAGATCGTCCACCTCGCCGTGCGCGGCACGGTCCGCATCGAAGAGGGCACGGAGACCGAGGAGCCACGGCTTCGGCGCCTCCCCGGAGGCCGCATCCCCGACCAGCTCGACGTCGAGGCGCTCGATGCGCTGTTCACGGATGCCGACGCCGATGGCGTCGCGGAGCTCCCGAGCTCGAGCGAGGACTTCGCCGCACGCATGACGACCCTGGTGAAGAGCGGCACCGACACGGCGGTGTCGCGGGGTCTGGCGACGAAGGCGCGCAGCCGCGGCGCGATGATCCTGCAGTGGTGTGCGATCGCCGTCGCGGTCACAGGCTTCGGTCTCGGCCTCTGGGGCATCATCGCGGGCAGGGTCACGGCGTTGCCCGCGTTCGTGGCCATCGCCTTCGGCCTGTTCCTCGTTCTGCTGTCCTCGCTCTACAGCTTCTCGAAGCACACTGTCCTGACCTCCGACGGAGCCAGGGAATACGAGTACCTCATGGGGGTGAAGGAGTTCATCCGCGTGGCCGAGGCCGACCGACTGCAGATGCTCCAGTCGTACTCGGGAGCCGAGCGCCGTCAGGACGGCAGCGCGAACGTGATCGTCGTCTACGAACGCCTTCTCCCCTACGCGATGCTGTTCGGCATGGAGGACGAGTGGGGTCGGGTGCTCGAAAGCGCCTACACCTCGGAACAGCGCGGGGCCTCGTGGATCGGCGATCCCGGCGCTCCCTTCGTGACTGGGCAGCTGGTCGCGTTCGCGGCCTCGTCGAACGCGGCCGCGAGCTACTCGGCCCCGAGCGCGAGCAGCTCGTCGAGTTCCGGCGGCTCGTTCGGAGGCGGCTTCTCGGGCGGTGGCGGAGGAGGCGGCTTCTCGGGAGGCCGCTGA